Genomic DNA from Paenibacillus sp. KS-LC4:
CTCGGCGGCATATACCGTTGCCTTGCTGCCCATTGCTCCAATGCCTGAAACCGCAATGGTCAATGACAAAGCCGTAACCGCGACCTTCTTCCACATGTTTTTCAAATTCATCGCTTCCATTCATCCTCCTTCAAACCAGATTTTAACTCCAGTCTTAAGGCTAAATGATGAAGGTTAAGTAAATCTTAGCTGAAATTGAGGGTTTGCTGAAAGTTGCAGGAGCTTGCGGAGAAGGGCCGGAGGGGGGCAGTTGTACGTAAAAAAGAAAACCCAAGCAGCCGCTCGGCTTGGGTTTTGAGGAGAGGCAAAGCCTATTCAGCCCAAATGGGGCTAAAGCCAGATCAAGCTAGGCGGGTGAAAAGAGCGGCGCGCTTGCCTTAACCGGATGAACCAGCGGCTCAAAGCCGGGAATGCGCGCCTCGATGACGTCGCCATCGCGAATGACGACTGCGCCAGGCGTCCCTGTCAAAATGACGTCGCCGGGCAGCAGCGTCATCACCTGCGAATGGAAGGCGATAAGATGCGCCGGCTGGTAAATCATATTAGCCAGCACATTGCGATGGGCAAGCTCGCCATTATGCCAGGTTTCCACTGCCAGTTGGGACAAGTCCTTGATTTCATCACGCGTAATCAGCTCCGAGCCGAAGCCAAAAAAGGTGTCGAAGCTTTTGGCCCGCGTCAGAAAACGCTGGTGCTTGGCATGAATATCCGCAGCCGTTACATCAACGGAGACGGCAAAGCCCGCTGCGTATTCCAGCGCCTCGGCTTCGGGAATATTTTTGCAAGTACGCCCGATAATTATCGCCAGCTCAGCTTCTGCTGTCACATGCTCCGTTTGCTGGGCAGGCAGCTCAATCGCCCTGTTCGGACCGATAAGCGACGTATCCGGCTTCATAAAGCTAACGGGATCGGCTTCTGCAAATAAGGCCTCCCGCTCCTCCGCTTGCTTCACATAGTTCATGCCTATGCCCCAAATTTTTCTCGGGTGGCGATACAACGGTGCAGCCGCAATTGCTTCGCTCGGCACCGACTCCAATTGCGCCAGCTTATCGCCACCGCCCTCGTTGTACCATCCGGTCAACGCATCGAGCCGCCCCTCTTGCAGCAGCTCGAACATGTGGATGGGCCACTGCGGCTGCGTATCCTCCAACTGATTAATCGTATG
This window encodes:
- a CDS encoding fumarylacetoacetate hydrolase family protein; this encodes MKLATILYEGIEQVCIHRDNRYVRLHTINQLEDTQPQWPIHMFELLQEGRLDALTGWYNEGGGDKLAQLESVPSEAIAAAPLYRHPRKIWGIGMNYVKQAEEREALFAEADPVSFMKPDTSLIGPNRAIELPAQQTEHVTAEAELAIIIGRTCKNIPEAEALEYAAGFAVSVDVTAADIHAKHQRFLTRAKSFDTFFGFGSELITRDEIKDLSQLAVETWHNGELAHRNVLANMIYQPAHLIAFHSQVMTLLPGDVILTGTPGAVVIRDGDVIEARIPGFEPLVHPVKASAPLFSPA